The Comamonas sp. GB3 AK4-5 genome includes a region encoding these proteins:
- a CDS encoding beta-ketoacyl-ACP synthase III, with product MTSYARITGTGSYLPPRRLTNNDLAAELAQRGIETSDEWIVERTGIRARHFAAPDVGSSDLALEACRKAIEAAGITAQDIDLIIVATSTPDMVFPSTAAILQNKLGITNGCPVFDVQAVCSGFVYALTVADAMIRAGGVRRALVVGAEVFSHILNFEDRTTCVLFGDGAGAVVLEASEEPGILASDLHADGSHVGILCVPGHVSGGEILGSPLLTMDGQAVFKLAVGVLDKAARATLDKAGLTEADIDWLIPHQANIRIMQSTARKLKLSMDKVVVTVDQHGNTSAASIPLALDHAVRNGQVKKGQNVLLEGVGGGFTWGAVLLKM from the coding sequence ATGACCAGTTACGCACGCATTACAGGCACGGGCAGCTATCTGCCTCCCCGCCGACTTACCAACAACGATCTGGCTGCAGAGCTGGCCCAGCGCGGCATCGAGACCTCTGATGAATGGATCGTGGAGCGCACCGGTATCCGGGCGCGCCACTTTGCCGCTCCCGATGTGGGCAGCAGCGATCTGGCGCTGGAAGCCTGCCGCAAGGCCATTGAGGCCGCTGGCATCACGGCCCAGGACATTGACCTGATCATCGTCGCCACGTCCACGCCGGACATGGTGTTTCCCTCCACCGCAGCCATCTTGCAAAACAAGCTGGGCATCACCAACGGCTGCCCGGTGTTTGACGTACAGGCCGTGTGCAGCGGCTTTGTCTACGCCCTGACCGTGGCCGACGCCATGATCCGTGCCGGCGGCGTTCGCCGTGCGCTGGTGGTGGGGGCCGAGGTGTTCAGCCACATTCTGAATTTCGAAGACCGCACCACCTGTGTGCTGTTTGGTGACGGCGCAGGCGCCGTGGTGCTAGAAGCCTCGGAAGAGCCAGGCATTCTGGCCAGCGATCTGCATGCCGACGGCAGCCATGTGGGCATTCTGTGCGTGCCCGGCCATGTGTCCGGCGGTGAGATTCTGGGCTCGCCCCTGTTGACCATGGACGGCCAGGCCGTCTTCAAGCTGGCCGTGGGTGTGTTGGACAAGGCCGCCCGCGCCACGCTGGACAAGGCCGGCCTGACCGAGGCCGACATCGACTGGCTGATTCCCCACCAGGCGAACATCCGCATCATGCAGAGCACGGCCCGCAAGCTCAAACTCTCCATGGACAAGGTGGTGGTCACCGTGGACCAGCATGGCAATACCTCGGCGGCATCGATTCCGCTGGCTCTGGACCATGCGGTGCGCAACGGTCAGGTGAAAAAAGGCCAGAACGTCCTGCTCGAAGGCGTGGGCGGCGGCTTCACCTGGGGTGCCGTACTCCTGAAGATGTAG
- the plsX gene encoding phosphate acyltransferase PlsX: MIILAVDCMGGDHGPRVTLAACRQFLDSHPDAQLLLVGRKDSLQSFAHPRATLVEASEVVGMDDPVEVALRKKKDSSMRVAIAQVKEGVAQAAVSAGNTGALMAVSRYLLKTLEGIDRPAIATQMPNDKGGSTTVLDLGANVDCTPEHLLQFAVMGSALVSALNNGGEPSVGLLNIGEEAIKGNDTIKRAGELLRAAGEAKALNFYGNVEGNDIYKGPVDIVVCDGFVGNVALKASEGVASMIVGGLKAEFKRNIFTKLAAIVAYPVLSALMKRMDHRRYNGAALLGLRGLVFKSHGSADAIAFEHALNRAYDAARNNLLDRVRARIATAAPLLAPAAAPGAGTTGDPE; this comes from the coding sequence ATGATCATTTTGGCAGTTGACTGCATGGGTGGCGACCACGGCCCCCGTGTCACGCTGGCCGCATGCCGCCAGTTTCTGGATTCCCACCCCGACGCGCAGCTGCTGCTGGTCGGTCGCAAGGACAGCCTGCAGTCGTTTGCACACCCGCGCGCCACGCTGGTTGAGGCCAGCGAAGTGGTGGGTATGGACGATCCGGTGGAAGTCGCGTTGCGCAAGAAGAAGGATTCTTCGATGCGCGTGGCCATTGCCCAGGTCAAGGAGGGTGTGGCCCAGGCTGCGGTGTCGGCCGGCAATACCGGTGCGCTGATGGCGGTGTCGCGCTATCTGCTCAAGACCCTGGAGGGGATTGACCGTCCGGCCATTGCCACCCAGATGCCCAATGACAAAGGCGGCAGCACCACGGTGCTGGATCTGGGGGCCAATGTGGACTGCACGCCGGAGCACCTGTTGCAATTCGCCGTCATGGGCTCGGCCCTGGTCAGTGCGCTGAACAACGGGGGCGAGCCTTCGGTGGGCTTGCTCAATATTGGTGAAGAAGCCATCAAGGGCAATGACACCATCAAGCGCGCGGGTGAGTTGCTGCGCGCTGCTGGCGAAGCCAAGGCGCTGAACTTCTACGGCAATGTGGAAGGCAATGACATCTACAAGGGCCCGGTCGACATCGTGGTGTGTGACGGTTTTGTAGGAAATGTCGCGCTCAAGGCCAGTGAAGGTGTGGCGTCCATGATTGTGGGTGGTCTGAAGGCTGAGTTCAAGCGCAATATATTCACCAAACTTGCTGCTATCGTGGCTTATCCGGTGTTATCTGCACTGATGAAGCGCATGGATCACCGTCGTTACAACGGCGCGGCCCTGCTGGGTCTGCGCGGCCTGGTGTTCAAAAGCCATGGCTCGGCCGATGCGATCGCTTTTGAGCACGCTCTGAATCGTGCGTATGATGCGGCCCGCAACAACCTGCTTGACCGTGTCCGGGCCCGGATTGCAACAGCGGCCCCTTTGTTGGCGCCGGCTGCTGCACCCGGAGCAGGGACTACGGGTGACCCTGAGTGA
- the rpmF gene encoding 50S ribosomal protein L32 — protein sequence MAVQQNKKSPSKRGMHRSHNALNVPGIAVEATTGETHLRHHISPNGVYRGRQVLKNKSEA from the coding sequence ATGGCTGTTCAGCAAAACAAAAAGTCTCCTTCCAAGCGCGGCATGCACCGTTCGCACAATGCACTGAATGTGCCGGGTATCGCTGTGGAAGCCACCACTGGTGAAACCCACCTGCGTCACCACATCAGCCCCAACGGTGTGTACCGCGGTCGCCAGGTGCTGAAGAACAAGTCTGAAGCCTAA
- a CDS encoding DUF177 domain-containing protein: MSKDFSVDHLDVKAFAQAGATLTGNDPLSHYPRLAQEAQGPADGLSVRWRAEGELHTEADGVSHVWLYLQVDADLPLVCQRCLQADPMHLQVERSFRFVADEATAEALDDEAEEDLLALSRDFDLHQLIEDELLMEVPLVPRHDSCPVDLPTQSSSEEFEQAAAEKTNPFAMLQGLRKNGAPD, encoded by the coding sequence ATGAGCAAGGATTTCTCTGTGGATCACCTCGATGTCAAAGCGTTTGCCCAGGCCGGCGCCACCCTGACGGGAAATGATCCTTTGTCACACTACCCCCGCCTGGCCCAAGAGGCGCAAGGCCCTGCCGACGGTCTTTCGGTGCGCTGGCGCGCCGAAGGCGAGCTGCATACCGAGGCCGATGGCGTCAGCCATGTCTGGTTGTATCTGCAGGTGGATGCCGATCTGCCCCTGGTCTGCCAGCGCTGCCTGCAAGCCGACCCCATGCACCTGCAGGTGGAGCGGTCGTTCCGCTTCGTGGCCGACGAGGCCACGGCCGAGGCCCTGGACGACGAGGCCGAGGAAGACCTGCTGGCGCTGAGCCGCGACTTTGATCTGCACCAGCTGATCGAAGATGAGCTGCTGATGGAGGTGCCGCTGGTGCCCCGCCATGACAGCTGCCCTGTCGATCTGCCCACACAGTCCAGCAGCGAGGAATTTGAGCAAGCCGCTGCGGAAAAAACCAACCCATTTGCGATGTTGCAAGGCTTGCGCAAAAATGGCGCCCCGGATTGA
- a CDS encoding Maf family nucleotide pyrophosphatase, whose product MPESTHFSAPAARPLILGSTSRYRRELLERLRHPFTTASPEVDETPRPGETPHDLALRLALAKAQAVAALHPEAIVIGSDQVADLHGEPLGKPGTHERAVAQLQRMRGQTMRFHTAVAVVCQATGFAQCEMAEVGVRFRALTDAEIERYLRAEQPYDCAGSAKSEGLGIALLDAIDSDDPTALIGLPLIRTCRMVRAAGLVLP is encoded by the coding sequence ATGCCTGAATCCACCCATTTTTCCGCCCCTGCAGCCCGCCCGCTGATCCTGGGCTCCACCTCGCGCTACCGCCGCGAGCTGCTGGAGCGCCTGCGCCATCCCTTCACCACAGCTTCCCCCGAGGTGGACGAAACCCCACGCCCGGGCGAAACCCCGCATGACCTGGCCCTGCGCCTGGCCCTGGCCAAGGCCCAGGCCGTAGCCGCCCTGCACCCGGAGGCCATTGTGATTGGCTCCGACCAGGTGGCCGATCTGCATGGCGAGCCCCTGGGCAAGCCCGGCACCCATGAGCGCGCCGTGGCCCAGCTGCAACGCATGCGTGGCCAGACCATGCGCTTTCACACCGCCGTGGCCGTGGTCTGCCAGGCCACGGGCTTTGCCCAATGTGAGATGGCCGAGGTGGGCGTGCGCTTTCGCGCGCTGACGGATGCCGAGATCGAACGCTATCTGCGCGCCGAGCAGCCCTATGACTGCGCGGGCAGCGCCAAGAGCGAAGGTCTGGGCATTGCCCTGCTGGACGCCATCGACAGCGATGACCCCACGGCCTTGATCGGCCTGCCCCTGATCCGCACCTGCCGCATGGTGCGCGCTGCCGGGCTGGTGCTGCCATGA
- a CDS encoding SAM-dependent methyltransferase: MSAPATATLGRLYLVPAPLDFGCDSQAALTDVLPELTLRTAAGLTHWVSENAKSCRAYLKRIDALFPLAAPLQAQQIQELPREAHKKGDHGGKGSAQFDAKALLAPALAGHDMGLVSEAGMPAVADPGSSIVRAAHDLGLSVVPLVGPVSLLLTLAASGLSGQNFAFVGYLPQDASARAQRIKELENLAARQGQTQQFIETPYRNAALWQALLQTLQPGTRLAVASGLTLATACIQSHSAKQWKSLPCPVDNRTPAVFALGV; this comes from the coding sequence ATGAGCGCGCCCGCCACCGCCACACTGGGCCGCCTGTATCTGGTGCCGGCACCGCTGGACTTTGGCTGCGACAGCCAGGCTGCACTCACCGATGTTTTGCCCGAGCTGACGCTGCGTACCGCCGCAGGCCTGACGCACTGGGTGAGCGAAAACGCCAAAAGCTGCCGCGCCTATCTGAAACGCATAGACGCCCTGTTCCCGCTGGCCGCCCCGCTGCAGGCCCAGCAGATCCAGGAGCTGCCACGCGAAGCCCATAAAAAAGGTGACCACGGCGGCAAGGGCAGCGCCCAGTTCGACGCCAAGGCCTTGCTGGCCCCTGCACTGGCCGGCCATGACATGGGCCTGGTCAGCGAAGCCGGCATGCCCGCCGTGGCCGACCCGGGCAGCTCCATCGTGCGCGCCGCCCACGATCTGGGCCTGAGCGTGGTGCCGCTGGTAGGCCCAGTCTCCTTGCTGCTGACCCTGGCCGCCAGCGGGCTGAGTGGCCAGAACTTTGCCTTTGTCGGCTATCTGCCCCAGGACGCCAGCGCCCGCGCCCAGCGCATCAAGGAGCTGGAAAATCTGGCCGCACGCCAAGGCCAGACCCAGCAATTCATTGAGACGCCTTATCGCAACGCCGCGCTGTGGCAGGCGCTGCTGCAGACGCTGCAGCCCGGCACACGCCTGGCCGTTGCCAGCGGACTGACGCTGGCAACGGCCTGCATCCAGAGTCACAGCGCCAAGCAGTGGAAAAGCCTTCCCTGCCCGGTGGACAACCGCACGCCGGCCGTCTTTGCACTGGGAGTCTGA
- a CDS encoding LysR family transcriptional regulator has protein sequence MDIRQLKAFTAVFEERNITLAANRLHLSQPALSGTIKSLEDLLGAPLFIRQARGVAVTESARILYPQARRILSQTDAMAQQFRHGASGARIDIGIGPDIAVGQVAAFVCAVRSAVPALFVSLLEGCIGDARLAAEDERCEDELFLTLSLDPYVLAVPAGHGGDAALPWIVCPEHPTHQRLLPFYGAAANTPAAHAGSLRLALELTAAGFGGCAVPESLARGQAEVEVLPLDGLQLSRRIGLCYAVQSLEKPGVAKIVEWLRAAPAAADAAVPAR, from the coding sequence ATGGATATCCGTCAGCTCAAGGCCTTCACCGCCGTCTTTGAAGAGCGCAACATCACCCTGGCGGCCAACCGCCTGCATCTGAGCCAACCCGCGCTGTCGGGCACGATCAAAAGCCTGGAAGACTTGTTGGGTGCGCCGCTGTTCATACGCCAGGCGCGGGGGGTGGCCGTGACCGAGAGCGCGCGCATTCTCTACCCGCAGGCGCGGCGCATTCTGTCGCAGACAGACGCGATGGCGCAGCAGTTCCGCCATGGCGCCAGCGGTGCGCGCATTGACATCGGCATTGGTCCGGATATCGCCGTGGGACAGGTTGCGGCCTTTGTGTGCGCGGTGCGCAGCGCGGTGCCAGCGCTTTTTGTGAGTCTGCTGGAAGGCTGTATTGGCGATGCCCGTTTGGCGGCCGAAGACGAGCGCTGTGAGGACGAGCTCTTTTTGACGTTGTCCCTCGACCCCTATGTGCTGGCCGTGCCTGCGGGGCATGGCGGTGATGCCGCCTTGCCGTGGATCGTCTGCCCGGAGCATCCCACGCACCAGCGCTTGCTGCCTTTTTATGGCGCCGCGGCGAATACACCGGCTGCGCATGCGGGCTCGCTGCGTCTGGCGCTGGAGTTGACGGCGGCGGGGTTTGGAGGCTGTGCAGTACCCGAGTCGCTGGCGCGCGGGCAGGCAGAGGTGGAGGTGTTACCTCTGGACGGATTACAGCTGTCACGCCGTATCGGCCTGTGTTATGCCGTGCAGTCCTTGGAGAAACCCGGCGTTGCCAAAATCGTCGAGTGGCTCAGGGCCGCACCAGCGGCGGCTGATGCGGCCGTGCCGGCACGCTGA
- a CDS encoding SDR family oxidoreductase has translation MSTEKKPLIIITGASSGIGLATARLFSAHGHALLLLARRLEKMQALDLPNTLALSVDVTDRAALAAAVQQGEARFGPADAIINNAGVMLLGEITRQDPEQWDRMLDVNVKGVLNGVHAVATGMVQRKRGSIINVSSVAGRKAFPNHVAYVGSKFAVHGLSENLREELSTHNVRVTTIAPGAVETELLGHTTDEDIKTGYQAWKADMGGKVLSADDVANAIHYAYAQPEGVCIREIVLAATRQQA, from the coding sequence ATGTCCACAGAAAAGAAACCGCTCATCATCATCACCGGCGCCAGCTCCGGCATTGGCCTGGCCACCGCCCGCCTGTTTTCCGCGCACGGCCACGCCCTGCTGCTGCTGGCGCGCCGACTGGAGAAGATGCAGGCCCTGGACCTGCCCAACACCCTGGCGCTTTCCGTAGACGTCACCGATCGCGCCGCGCTGGCCGCCGCCGTACAGCAAGGTGAGGCACGCTTCGGCCCTGCCGACGCCATCATCAACAACGCGGGCGTCATGCTGCTGGGTGAAATCACCCGCCAAGATCCGGAGCAGTGGGACCGCATGCTGGACGTGAATGTCAAAGGTGTGTTGAACGGCGTGCACGCCGTAGCCACGGGCATGGTCCAGCGCAAGCGTGGCAGCATCATCAACGTCAGCTCGGTGGCCGGCCGCAAGGCCTTCCCCAACCACGTGGCTTATGTGGGCAGCAAGTTCGCCGTCCATGGGCTGTCGGAAAACCTGCGTGAGGAGCTGTCGACCCACAATGTGCGTGTCACCACCATCGCCCCCGGCGCTGTGGAGACCGAGTTGCTGGGTCACACCACCGACGAGGACATCAAGACCGGCTACCAAGCCTGGAAGGCCGATATGGGCGGCAAGGTGCTGTCGGCCGACGATGTGGCCAATGCCATCCACTATGCCTACGCACAGCCCGAGGGCGTGTGCATACGAGAAATTGTGCTGGCCGCCACCCGCCAGCAGGCGTAA
- a CDS encoding S49 family peptidase: MSSSQTPGTPGSDHPDSLPGQDLWARSAAPESGPAAPAQPSGWERALLEKLAFASLNEQRSSRRWKLFWRFAWLLLGLALLWAILSKEVSTAAVSGPHTAVVDIKGEIADGADAGAEFVIAAMRSALEDQGAQALVLLINSPGGSPVQAGMINDEILRLKAIHQKPIYAVVEESCASAAYYIASAADEIFVDKASIVGSIGVLMDGFGFTGVMDKVGVERRLLTAGANKGFLDPFSPMSEKQRGYAEAMLGQIHQQFIDTVKRGRGDRLKETDETFSGLFWTGQQAIDMGLADKLGSLDYVAREIVKAEEVIDYTRRDNIAERLAKRFGAAIGGGAVQAVRGMAPAIH; this comes from the coding sequence ATGAGTTCTTCGCAGACGCCTGGCACCCCAGGCTCCGACCACCCTGATTCCCTGCCGGGCCAAGACCTGTGGGCGCGTTCTGCGGCCCCCGAGTCCGGGCCTGCTGCGCCTGCCCAGCCCTCTGGCTGGGAGCGCGCCCTGCTCGAGAAGCTGGCTTTTGCCTCGCTCAACGAGCAGCGCAGCAGTCGCCGCTGGAAGCTGTTCTGGCGCTTTGCCTGGCTGTTGCTGGGCCTGGCGCTGCTGTGGGCGATCCTGTCCAAGGAGGTGTCGACGGCGGCAGTTTCCGGTCCGCATACCGCCGTGGTGGACATCAAGGGCGAGATCGCCGATGGCGCGGACGCCGGCGCCGAGTTCGTGATTGCCGCCATGCGCAGCGCGCTGGAAGACCAGGGAGCCCAGGCACTGGTGCTGCTGATCAATTCCCCCGGCGGCAGTCCGGTGCAGGCTGGCATGATCAATGACGAAATCCTGCGCCTCAAGGCCATCCACCAAAAGCCCATCTACGCGGTGGTGGAAGAAAGCTGCGCCTCGGCCGCCTACTACATTGCCTCGGCTGCTGACGAAATCTTTGTCGACAAGGCCAGCATCGTGGGCAGCATCGGCGTGCTCATGGATGGTTTTGGCTTTACCGGTGTGATGGACAAGGTGGGTGTGGAGCGCCGTCTGCTCACCGCCGGCGCCAACAAGGGTTTTCTGGACCCCTTCAGCCCCATGAGCGAAAAGCAGCGCGGCTATGCCGAAGCCATGCTGGGCCAGATCCACCAGCAGTTCATCGACACCGTCAAGCGTGGCCGTGGCGATCGACTCAAGGAAACCGATGAGACCTTCAGCGGTCTGTTCTGGACCGGACAGCAAGCCATCGACATGGGCCTGGCCGACAAGCTGGGCAGCTTGGACTATGTGGCGCGCGAAATCGTCAAGGCCGAAGAGGTGATCGACTACACCCGCCGCGACAACATTGCCGAACGCCTGGCTAAGCGCTTTGGCGCCGCCATTGGCGGTGGCGCTGTACAGGCCGTGCGTGGCATGGCGCCAGCGATCCATTGA
- a CDS encoding Rieske (2Fe-2S) protein yields MPLPPDTPVDLCTSTDLVERGMAVPFDVIFSGQTWRAFAVRYQGVAHAYLNRCTHVAMELDYEPGRLFDDSGEWLLCSTHGAAYAPHSGHCVGGPCRGGLVKIPLSESAGVVRWHTAYNLQPVEF; encoded by the coding sequence ATGCCCCTGCCGCCCGACACGCCCGTGGACCTGTGCACCAGCACCGATCTGGTCGAGCGCGGCATGGCTGTACCCTTTGACGTGATTTTTTCCGGACAAACCTGGCGCGCCTTCGCTGTCCGCTACCAAGGTGTGGCCCACGCCTACCTGAACCGCTGCACCCATGTGGCCATGGAACTGGACTATGAGCCCGGCCGCTTGTTTGATGACAGCGGCGAGTGGCTGCTGTGCAGCACCCACGGTGCAGCCTATGCGCCGCACAGCGGACATTGCGTGGGTGGGCCTTGCCGCGGTGGCCTGGTCAAAATCCCACTGAGCGAGAGTGCGGGCGTGGTGCGCTGGCATACTGCCTATAACTTGCAACCTGTCGAGTTTTGA
- a CDS encoding HAD family hydrolase, which yields MSSVPTSSRPRRYDLIAFDWDGTLFDSTVAITRSIQAAVRDVGGTVPSDAQASYVIGMALTPALAHAAPDVPPEKYAELANRYRHHYMKLQEQVTLFDGVLPLLQALRARHHWLVVATGKSRRGLNEALETVALQGVFDGSRTADETAGKPHPLMLQELMAEFGVEPQRTLMIGDTTHDLEMARNAGCDSVAVAYGAHGSEGLAAFGPLHVAHSVADLHSWLAAQA from the coding sequence ATGTCTTCTGTACCCACCTCGTCGCGGCCGCGCCGCTATGACCTGATCGCCTTTGACTGGGACGGCACCCTGTTCGACTCCACCGTGGCCATCACCCGCAGCATCCAGGCGGCGGTGCGCGATGTGGGCGGTACCGTGCCCTCCGATGCACAAGCCTCTTATGTGATTGGCATGGCCTTGACGCCGGCCCTGGCCCATGCAGCGCCCGATGTGCCCCCGGAAAAGTACGCCGAGCTGGCCAATCGCTACCGCCATCACTATATGAAGCTGCAGGAGCAGGTCACCTTGTTTGACGGCGTGCTGCCGCTGCTGCAAGCCCTGCGTGCCCGCCACCACTGGCTGGTGGTGGCCACCGGCAAAAGCCGCCGGGGTCTGAACGAGGCGCTGGAGACGGTGGCCCTGCAGGGCGTGTTCGATGGCTCGCGCACGGCAGACGAAACCGCAGGCAAGCCCCATCCGCTGATGCTGCAGGAGTTGATGGCCGAATTTGGGGTGGAGCCCCAGCGCACGCTGATGATTGGCGACACCACGCATGATCTGGAAATGGCCCGCAACGCCGGCTGCGACAGCGTGGCCGTGGCCTATGGCGCCCATGGCAGCGAGGGCTTGGCCGCCTTCGGCCCCTTGCATGTGGCCCACAGTGTGGCGGATTTGCACAGCTGGTTGGCTGCGCAGGCCTGA
- a CDS encoding RluA family pseudouridine synthase, whose amino-acid sequence MKHIIEGKQADSRSPQATQAAVRMLQVDEDAAGQRLDNFLMRHLKGVPKTHVYRIIRSGEVRINKGRCAADSRLAIGDVVRVPPVRVSEKIQDKAERPAPPREFPILFEDDHLIALDKPAGVAVHGGSGVSFGVIEQLRQARPQAKFLELVHRLDRETSGILLVAKKRSALVQLQDQFRERETGKTYLALVAGSWAANKKVIDTPLHKYLLPDGERRVRTTTADDPDAMHALTQVKVRSQHAPRSLQGLPAMSLLEVTIKTGRTHQIRVHLASQGHGIVGDEKYGDFDLNRRLPKQGLKRMFLHAWRLQFNHPATGERVALQAELPEELEVFVATP is encoded by the coding sequence GTGAAACACATTATAGAGGGCAAACAGGCCGACAGCCGATCCCCCCAAGCTACGCAGGCGGCTGTGCGCATGCTCCAGGTCGATGAAGATGCTGCTGGCCAGCGCCTGGACAACTTTCTGATGCGCCACCTCAAGGGCGTGCCCAAGACCCATGTCTACCGCATCATTCGCAGCGGTGAAGTGCGCATCAACAAAGGCCGCTGCGCTGCCGACTCGCGCCTGGCCATAGGCGATGTGGTGCGCGTGCCGCCGGTGCGTGTCTCGGAAAAAATACAGGACAAGGCCGAGCGCCCCGCACCGCCCAGGGAATTCCCCATTCTTTTTGAGGACGACCACCTGATTGCCCTGGACAAGCCCGCTGGCGTGGCCGTGCATGGTGGCTCGGGGGTGAGCTTTGGTGTGATCGAGCAACTGCGCCAGGCCCGGCCCCAGGCCAAGTTTCTGGAGCTGGTGCACCGCCTGGACCGCGAGACCTCGGGCATTTTGCTGGTGGCTAAAAAACGCTCGGCCCTGGTCCAGTTGCAGGACCAGTTCCGCGAGCGCGAGACCGGGAAAACCTATCTGGCCCTGGTAGCGGGCAGTTGGGCGGCCAACAAAAAGGTGATTGACACCCCGCTGCACAAATACCTGCTGCCCGATGGCGAGCGCCGCGTGCGCACCACCACGGCCGACGACCCCGATGCCATGCACGCCCTGACCCAGGTCAAGGTGCGCAGCCAGCATGCGCCGCGTTCGTTGCAAGGGCTGCCGGCCATGAGCTTGCTGGAGGTGACCATCAAGACCGGTCGCACCCACCAGATCCGTGTGCACCTAGCCTCCCAGGGCCATGGCATTGTGGGCGACGAGAAATATGGCGACTTCGACCTGAACCGCCGTCTGCCCAAACAGGGGCTCAAGCGCATGTTCCTCCATGCCTGGCGGCTGCAGTTCAACCATCCGGCCACGGGGGAGCGGGTGGCGTTGCAGGCGGAGTTGCCTGAGGAGCTCGAAGTATTTGTGGCCACCCCCTGA